The following DNA comes from Actinomycetota bacterium.
AATGGCATCTTTTGGACTAGCGCCTCGTTTTTCAGAGATGACGGCGGGCAGGTTGTTGGTTTCCCACTTTGGGGCGCCCATCTAACAGATTGGATATCTGATCCGAGCCGAAGTATAGCCTATCTATCGAGTTCAATTTCGGTCACCCTCTGCCTTGGCGATTAACCATTTTTCGGCAGTTTCCACGATTTTCGCCAGACAAGAGTGGTTTTAAAGTTAGGGAAGTCGGCCTGTAAGCCGGATTCTGTCCACCCCTAAAAGGGGCTGGGTAATCATTCATCTAGCCCAGACGTCGCCGCCTGGGTCATGCAGCCAACCCGGAAGTTATGACGCGGCGGGCCGCCGCGAATCCTTCCCTATTCGGCCTTGCTCCGGATGGGGTTTTCCAAGCCTCCACTTTGCAATGAAGCTGGTGATGCTCTTACCTCACCGTTTCAGCTTTCCCAGCGCCCTGTGGCGCAGGGGTTTTCTTTTCTGTGGCACTTTCCGTCGGATCGCTCCGCCCTCGCGTTACGAGGCATCCTGCCCTATGGAGTCCGGACTTTCCTCCCCTGTTTTCACTGGGGCGATTACCCGGCCTACTTCCCCATAGAATTTAACAAATTTCAGCTCACAAATCAATAAAGGGCGGGCGCCTTCCTGCGCCCGCCCTAATAGTCCGGCGGATATGACTTTTTTACAGAATATCATCAACCCTTGAGCGAAACATACTGCAATGAAATTTCCGCCGGATTTATCTTCTGATAATTAAATCGGCATTCTTAATCCAAAGCTTTAAATATTTAAATAGGCGGCTTCCAAAAGTCAAGCCCACAAAGTTCTGTAAATGGTGTCCTCCTGAGATAAGAGTCATTCAGATGCCTATTGGGAGAAGGATCTTTTGCTTCCTTCCCTCAGGTTCGTGGAATGAAGGGAGAGAAGCGAGTCAGGATTGAAATCCATGGCGTGCTTGATTTACCCCTCCCGGGAGATCGACTGTTCAGTTGTCAATTTAAGCGGAAACTAAAGAGCAATGGTCTCCAGTTGGAGTTCGGTCTCCTCTCTGAGCTCCTCCAGTTCCTCCATATCAAGGTACTTCCTTTTTGGTCTCCCACTCCTCGCTTTGTTCTACACAAAGGGCGGTGACGAGTCTTAAGGCCGAATCCCTGCTCTGAAAGATCCTCGCCACCCGGGTACGCCTGCGTATCTCCTGATTGAGCCTCTCCAGGCAGTTGGTGGGCCGAATCCTCTTTCTGTGAGAGGCCGG
Coding sequences within:
- a CDS encoding transposase; the encoded protein is PASHRKRIRPTNCLERLNQEIRRRTRVARIFQSRDSALRLVTALCVEQSEEWETKKEVP